A genomic region of Sideroxydans sp. CL21 contains the following coding sequences:
- the purL gene encoding phosphoribosylformylglycinamidine synthase → MFRTSIGKPALSAFRLDKLRTALNATKSGVTLEDTRHCYFTELSSELSATDVGLLNRLLGLDKAAGEPEFKGKISSLLVVPRLGTISPWSSKATDIARHCALPQVTRIERGVLYYLKTKSGKPLTDAEKKVVLPLLHDRMTESVVSDIAGPSAELGTGIEDRIFKHGTPQPLSTVDILKGGNAALEAANRKLGLALSADEIDYLVENFTKLERNPTDVELMMFAQANSEHCRHKIFNADWIIDDQQQTISLFGMIRNTHKLHPEGTVVAYSDNSSVIEGAEIERFYPRKDCSYAFSKELTHTLMKVETHNHPTAIAPFAGAATGSGGEIRDEGATGTGSKPKAGLTGFSVSNLCIPGFVQPWEIFEKGEEGRDKGKSAAPLLTLPLSTEGAILSPLNPSHTYGKPSRIASALQIMIDGPLGGAAFNNEFGRPNLAGYFRTFEEQVNGEVRGYHKPIMLAGGVGSIAAQHTHKHELPNGAVLIQLGGPGMLIGLGGGAASSMDTGANAENLDFDSVQRGNPEMQRRAQEVIDRCWQMGDNNPILSIHDVGAGGISNALPELVHGGGKGAHFELRSVPSEERGMTPMQIWSNEAQERYVLAIPVERVLEFQALCERERCPFAVLGTAIREDQLVVHDEEFGNNAVDMPLSVLLGKPPKMTRKVTREQVMLPKFDTGNIVLKEAIERVLRLPSVADKTFLISIGDRTVGGMTARDQMVGPWQVPVADVAVTLMGYNTYLGEAFALGERTPIAVLNAPASGRMAIGEAITNIAAAQIGKIGDIKLSANWMAAAGHHGEDAALFDTVKAVGMELCPQLGISIPVGKDSMSMKTTWKEGEQSKAVTAPLSLIVTAFAPCTDARKTLTPQLAADTDTVVLLFDLGSGKNRMGGSALAQVYKQVGDVAPDVDDAKKLKAFFNLIQRFNREGKLLAYHDRSDGGMLASLCEMSFASHIGLDIRLDECKGDDLGILFNEELGALVQVHCDDLADIFVQCEDAGLGSVYEVARLNTGGIINITRGKTNLFSDNAITLRRIWSETTYQMQKLRDNPACAQQEYDRTLDAKDPGLHIKLNYDPNENPYTVRGEPVEPPTSAHPSTSSGRTAAAVLTSRPRMAILREQGVNGHVEMAAAFDRAGFTSVDVHMSDIISGRVKLADFKGFVACGGFSYGDVLGAGEGWAKSILFNPRARDEFEAFFKRSDTFALGVCNGCQMMSNLHEIIPGAENWAHFARNQSEQFEARFVMVEVQQTPSILFDGMVGSRMPIVVAHGEGYADFGNARRLHDVQPLVTLRYVDHYGKPTTTYPLNPNGSPQGITGLTTPDGRFSIMMPHPERVFRAVQNSWYPKEWQENGAWLRMFQNARKWVG, encoded by the coding sequence ATGTTCCGCACCTCGATAGGTAAACCCGCACTTTCCGCCTTCCGCCTCGACAAACTGCGCACCGCGCTGAATGCCACGAAATCCGGCGTCACCCTCGAAGACACACGCCACTGTTATTTCACCGAACTGTCCTCCGAGTTGTCTGCAACCGATGTCGGTTTGCTGAATCGTCTGCTCGGCCTGGACAAAGCCGCGGGCGAACCGGAGTTCAAAGGCAAGATATCCAGCCTGCTGGTCGTGCCGCGCCTCGGTACCATCTCGCCCTGGTCGTCCAAGGCCACCGACATCGCGCGTCACTGTGCGCTGCCGCAGGTGACGCGCATCGAGCGCGGCGTGCTGTACTACCTGAAGACCAAGAGCGGCAAGCCGCTGACTGACGCGGAAAAGAAAGTTGTGCTGCCGCTGTTGCACGACCGCATGACGGAATCGGTGGTCAGCGACATCGCAGGCCCTTCGGCTGAGCTCGGGACAGGCATCGAAGACAGGATATTCAAACACGGCACGCCGCAGCCGCTGTCCACGGTGGACATACTCAAAGGCGGCAATGCGGCACTGGAAGCCGCCAACCGCAAACTGGGCCTGGCACTTTCCGCCGACGAGATCGACTATCTGGTGGAAAATTTCACCAAGCTGGAGCGCAACCCCACCGATGTCGAGCTGATGATGTTCGCGCAGGCCAACTCCGAACACTGCCGCCACAAGATATTCAACGCCGACTGGATCATCGACGACCAACAGCAGACCATCTCCCTGTTCGGCATGATCCGCAACACGCACAAGTTGCACCCCGAAGGCACTGTGGTCGCCTACTCGGATAACTCCTCCGTCATTGAGGGTGCCGAGATTGAGCGTTTCTATCCGCGCAAGGACTGCAGCTATGCCTTCAGCAAGGAGCTCACGCACACCCTGATGAAGGTCGAGACGCACAACCACCCGACCGCCATCGCGCCGTTCGCGGGGGCGGCGACCGGCTCCGGCGGCGAGATCCGGGACGAAGGGGCGACCGGTACCGGTTCCAAGCCCAAGGCTGGCTTGACGGGCTTTTCCGTTTCCAATTTGTGTATTCCAGGGTTTGTGCAGCCTTGGGAAATATTTGAGAAGGGGGAAGAGGGAAGGGATAAGGGAAAATCCGCCGCTCCGCTTTTGACTTTACCCTTGAGCACCGAAGGTGCGATCCTTTCCCCCTTAAACCCTTCCCATACTTACGGCAAGCCCTCCCGCATTGCCTCAGCGCTCCAGATCATGATCGACGGCCCCCTCGGTGGCGCCGCGTTCAACAACGAATTCGGCCGCCCCAACCTGGCAGGTTACTTCCGCACCTTCGAAGAACAAGTCAACGGAGAAGTGCGCGGCTACCACAAACCCATCATGCTGGCGGGCGGGGTCGGTAGCATCGCTGCGCAGCACACGCACAAGCACGAGCTGCCGAATGGCGCCGTACTGATCCAGCTCGGCGGTCCGGGCATGCTGATCGGCCTCGGCGGCGGGGCGGCCTCCAGCATGGATACCGGCGCCAACGCCGAAAACCTCGATTTCGATTCCGTGCAGCGCGGCAATCCCGAGATGCAGCGTCGCGCGCAGGAAGTCATTGACCGCTGCTGGCAGATGGGCGACAACAATCCCATTCTTTCCATCCACGACGTCGGTGCGGGCGGCATTTCCAATGCCTTGCCGGAACTGGTACATGGCGGCGGCAAGGGTGCGCACTTCGAGCTGCGCTCGGTGCCCAGCGAAGAACGCGGCATGACGCCGATGCAGATATGGAGCAACGAGGCGCAGGAGCGCTACGTGCTGGCGATCCCGGTCGAGCGCGTGCTGGAATTCCAGGCATTGTGCGAACGCGAGCGCTGTCCCTTCGCTGTGCTGGGCACGGCCATCCGCGAAGACCAGCTCGTGGTGCATGACGAAGAATTCGGCAACAACGCGGTGGACATGCCGCTCTCCGTATTGCTCGGCAAGCCGCCGAAGATGACGCGCAAAGTGACGCGCGAGCAGGTCATGCTGCCCAAGTTCGACACCGGCAACATCGTGCTTAAAGAAGCCATCGAGCGCGTACTGCGCCTGCCATCCGTGGCGGACAAGACCTTCCTGATCAGCATCGGCGACCGTACCGTGGGCGGCATGACCGCGCGCGACCAGATGGTCGGCCCGTGGCAAGTGCCGGTGGCGGATGTCGCCGTCACGCTGATGGGCTACAACACCTATCTGGGCGAAGCCTTCGCGCTCGGCGAACGCACGCCCATCGCCGTGCTCAACGCGCCGGCCTCGGGCCGCATGGCCATCGGCGAGGCGATCACCAACATCGCCGCCGCGCAGATCGGCAAGATCGGCGATATCAAGCTCTCCGCCAACTGGATGGCTGCCGCCGGACACCACGGTGAAGACGCAGCGCTGTTCGACACCGTCAAGGCCGTGGGCATGGAGTTGTGCCCGCAGCTCGGCATCAGCATCCCGGTGGGCAAAGATTCGATGTCGATGAAGACCACCTGGAAAGAGGGCGAGCAGAGCAAAGCCGTCACCGCGCCGCTGTCGCTCATCGTCACCGCTTTCGCCCCATGCACCGACGCGCGCAAGACACTTACTCCGCAACTTGCGGCCGACACCGACACTGTCGTGCTGCTGTTCGATCTCGGCAGCGGCAAGAATCGCATGGGCGGCTCGGCGCTGGCTCAGGTGTACAAGCAAGTCGGCGATGTCGCGCCGGACGTGGACGATGCCAAGAAACTCAAGGCCTTCTTCAATCTTATCCAGCGCTTCAACCGCGAAGGAAAGCTTCTGGCTTACCACGACCGTTCCGACGGCGGCATGCTGGCATCCCTGTGCGAGATGAGTTTCGCTTCGCACATCGGCCTGGACATCCGCCTGGACGAATGCAAGGGCGACGACCTCGGCATATTATTCAACGAAGAACTCGGCGCGCTGGTGCAAGTGCATTGCGACGATCTGGCCGACATCTTCGTGCAGTGTGAAGATGCGGGGCTGGGCAGTGTGTACGAAGTGGCGCGCCTCAACACCGGCGGCATCATCAACATTACGCGCGGCAAGACTAATTTGTTCAGTGATAACGCCATCACGCTGCGCCGAATCTGGTCCGAGACAACGTACCAGATGCAGAAACTGCGCGACAACCCGGCCTGCGCCCAACAGGAGTACGACCGCACACTGGATGCGAAGGATCCGGGCCTGCATATCAAGCTGAATTACGACCCGAACGAGAACCCTTATACCGTTCGCGGTGAGCCTGTCGAACCGCCTACTTCTGCCCATCCTTCGACAAGCTCAGGACGAACGGCAGCGGCGGTGCTTACTTCGCGTCCCAGGATGGCCATCCTGCGCGAGCAGGGCGTGAACGGCCACGTCGAGATGGCCGCCGCCTTCGACCGCGCCGGCTTCACTTCGGTGGACGTGCATATGAGCGATATCATCAGCGGCCGCGTGAAACTGGCCGATTTCAAAGGCTTCGTGGCCTGCGGTGGATTCTCCTACGGCGACGTGCTGGGTGCGGGCGAGGGGTGGGCAAAATCCATCCTGTTCAACCCGAGGGCACGCGACGAGTTTGAAGCCTTCTTCAAACGCAGCGATACCTTCGCATTGGGTGTGTGCAACGGCTGCCAGATGATGAGCAACCTGCACGAGATCATTCCCGGTGCCGAGAACTGGGCGCACTTCGCGCGCAACCAGTCGGAACAGTTCGAAGCGCGCTTCGTCATGGTGGAAGTGCAGCAGACGCCTTCCATCCTGTTCGATGGCATGGTCGGCAGCCGCATGCCCATCGTCGTCGCGCACGGCGAAGGCTATGCCGACTTCGGCAACGCCAGGCGCCTGCATGACGTACAACCTCTGGTCACGCTGCGTTATGTCGATCACTACGGTAAACCGACGACAACCTATCCGCTCAACCCCAATGGCTCACCGCAAGGCATTACCGGACTCACCACGCCGGACGGCCGCTTCAGCATCATGATGCCCCACCCGGAACGCGTGTTCCGTGCGGTGCAGAACTCCTGGTATCCGAAGGAGTGGCAGGAGAACGGCGCATGGCTGCGCATGTTCCAGAATGCAAGGAAGTGGGTGGGGTAG